The Pieris brassicae chromosome 6, ilPieBrab1.1, whole genome shotgun sequence genome window below encodes:
- the LOC123710779 gene encoding ecdysone-inducible protein E75 isoform X4 has product MVSEMGEDLPILKGILNGVVKYHNAPVRFGRVPKREKARILAAMQQSSSSRAQEQAAAAELDDAPRLLARVVRAHLDTCEFTRDRVAAMRARARDCPTYSQPTLACPLNPAPELQSEKEFSQRFAHVIRGVIDFAGLIPGFQLLTQDDKFTLLKSGLFDALFVRLICMFDAPLNSIICLNGQLMKRDSIQSGANARFLVDSTFKFAERMNSMNLTDAEIGLFCAIVLITPDRPGLRNIELVERMHARLKACLQTVVTQNRPDRPGFLRELMDTLPDLRTLSTLHTEKLVVFRTEHKELLRQQMWGEEEGCSWADSVADESARSPIGSVSSSESGEVVNDCGTPLLAATLAGRRRLDSRGSVDEEALGVAHLAHNGLTVTPVRPQPRYRKLDSPTDSGIESGNEKHERIIGPGSGCSSPRSSLEEHLEDRRPPMPNDTRLDDMPVLKRVLEAPPLYDTPSLMNEAYKPHKKFRAMRRDTGEAEARAVPLTPSPQPPHHPHPASPAHPAHSPRPVRVSLSSTHSVLAKSLMEGPRMTPEQLKRTDIIQQYMRRGEVASGSTSSADGCPLRSGLLSCYRGASPAPEPVLELQVDVADAPLNLSKKSPSPPRPYMPRMLEA; this is encoded by the exons ATGGTTTCGGAGATGGGTGAAGATTTACCAATTCTCAAAGGCATCCTGAATGGAGTCGTCAAATATCACAATGCTC CTGTTCGATTTGGACGTGTTCCGAAACGGGAGAAAGCACGTATATTAGCTGCAATGCAGCAATCATCATCATCGCGAGCTCAAGAGCAAGCGGCCGCAGCGGAGTTAGATGATGCGCCACGGTTACTAGCTCGAGTGGTGCGCGCTCATCTCGATACCTGCGAGTTTACGCGTGACCGCGTGGCCGCCATGCGTGCCCGTGCTCGCGACTGTCCCACCTACTCGCAACCCACTTTG GCTTGCCCCCTCAACCCTGCTCCTGAATTGCAATCCGAGAAGGAATTCTCCCAGAGATTCGCGCACGTCATTCGTGGCGTGATTGACTTTGCCGGCCTAATTCCCGGTTTCCAGTTACTCACTCAAGATGACAAGTTTACATTGTTAAAAAGTGGTCTATTTGACGCTCTATTTGTGCGGCTAATTTGTATGTTTGATGCTCCGCTAAATAGCATAATCTGCCTCAATGGACAATTAATGAAAAGAGATTCTATTCAGAGCGGTGCTAATGCGCGTTTTCTTGTGGACTCTACATTTAAATTCGCGGAACGTATGAACTCTATGAACTTGACCGATGCTGAAATCGGTTTATTCTGCGCTATAGTTTTAATCACTCCTGATAGGCCGGGACTCCGCAATATTGAATTGGTTGAGCGAATGCACGCGAGACTCAAGGCGTGCCTGCAGACCGTCGTTACTCAAAACAGACCTGACAGACCTGGCTTCTTAAGAGAACTTATGGATACACTTCCAGATCTTCGCACACTGAGCACCCTTCACACTGAGAAGCTTGTCGTGTTTAGAACAGAACACAAGGAATTATTAAGACAACAAATGTGGGGTGAAGAGGAAGGTTGCTCTTGGGCTGATTCCGTTGCTGATGAATCTGCAAGAAGCCCGATCGGTTCCGTGTCGAGCAGTGAATCTGGTGAAGTTGTAAATGACTGTGGCACGCCATTGCTAGCCGCGACTTTAGCGGGACGGAGACGTCTTGACTCCCGCGGCTCAGTTGATGAAGAAGCACTTGGCGTAGCTCATCTGGCACACAACGGCCTCACCGTCACACCCGTGCGGCCGCAGCCTCGCTACAGAAAGCTAGACTCACCCACTGATTCCGGTATTGAGTCTGGAAATGAGAAACATGAAAGAATTATTGGACCCGGTTCTGGGTGCTCCAGCCCACGATCTTCTCTAGAGGAGCATCTTGAAGACAGGAGACCTCCTATGCCAAATGACACACGTCTTGATGATATGCCAGTACTCAAGCGTGTCTTGGAGGCTCCTCCACTCTATGATACACCCTCTTTGATGAACGAGGCTTACAAGCCACACAAGAAATTTAGAGCCATGCGTCGCGATACAGGCGAAGCTGAAGCCAGAGCGGTGCCATTAACTCCATCACCCCAACCACCGCACCATCCACACCCGGCGAGCCCGGCACATCCGGCACACTCTCCCAGGCCGGTGCGAGTCTCTCTGTCTTCGACCCACTCCGTGCTAGCGAAGAGCCTCATGGAAGGGCCTCGCATGACACCTGAGCAGCTAAAACGCACCGACATTATCCAGCAGTACATGCGGCGCGGCGAGGTGGCGAGCGGCAGCACGTCTTCTGCCGATGGTTGCCCTCTGCGTTCAGGGTTGCTCTCGTGCTACCGTGGCGCATCCCCCGCGCCCGAACCCGTCTTGGAGCTGCAGG